One part of the Prionailurus bengalensis isolate Pbe53 chromosome B2, Fcat_Pben_1.1_paternal_pri, whole genome shotgun sequence genome encodes these proteins:
- the LOC122489772 gene encoding glycerol kinase-like isoform X2, which yields MAAAKKAVLGPLVGAVDQGTSSTRFLVFNSKTAELLSHHQVEIKQEFPREGWVEQDPKEILQSVYECIEKTCEKLGQLNIDISNIKAIGVSNQRETTVVWDKLTGEPLYNAVVWLDLRTQSTVENLSKKIPGNNNFVKSKTGLPLSTYFSAVKLRWLLDNVRTVKEAVEEDRALFGTIDAWLIWSLTGGTNRGVHCTDVTNASRTMLFNIHSLEWDKELCEFFEIPMKILPNVRSSSEIYGLMKAGVLEGVPISGCLGDQSAALVGQMCFQDGQAKNTYGTGCFLLCNTGHKCVFSEHGLLTTVAYKLGRDKPVYYALEGSVAIAGAVIRWLRDNLGIIKSSEEIEKLAKEVGTSYGCYFVPAFSGLYAPYWEPSARGIICGLTQFTNKCHIAFAALEAVCFQTREILDAMNRDCGIPLSHLQVDGGMTNNKILMQLQADILYIPVVKSSMPETTALGAAMAAGAAEGVDVWSLQPEDLSAVMMERFEPQINAEESEIRYSTWKKAVIKSMGWVTTQSSESGIP from the exons ATGGCAGCCGCGAAGAAAGCAGTTTTGGGGCCATTGGTGGGGGCAGTGGACCAGGGCACCAGCTCAACGCGCTTTTTGGTTTTCAATTCAAAAACAGCCGAACTACTTAGTCATCATCAAGTGGAAATAAAACAAGAGTTTCCAAGAGAAGGATGGGTGGAACAAGACCCTAAGGAAATTCTGCAGTCTGTCTATGAGTGTATAGAGAAAACATGTGAGAAGCTTGGACAGCTCAATATTGATATTTCCAACATAAAAGCTATTGGTGTCAGTAACCAAAGGGAAACCACTGTAGTCTGGGACAAGTTAACTGGAGAGCCTCTCTACAATGCTGTGGTGTGGCTTGATTTAAGAACCCAGTCTACCGTTGAGAATCTTAgtaaaaaaattccaggaaataATAACTTTGTCAAGTCTAAGACAGGCCTTCCACTTAGCACTTACTTCAGTGCTGTGAAACTTCGCTGGCTCCTTGACAATGTGAGAACAGTGAAAGAGGCTGTTGAAGAAGACAGAGCTCTTTTTGGGACCATTGATGCGTGGCTTATTTGGAGTTTGACAGGAGGGACCAACAGAGGTGTCCATTGTACAGATGTAACCAATGCAAGTAGGACAATGCTTTTCAACATTCATTCTCTGGAGTGGGATAAAGAGCTCTGTGAATTTTTTGAAATTCCAATGAAAATTCTTCCAAATGTCCGGAGTTCTTCTGAGATCTACGGCCTAATGAAAGCTGGGGTCTTGGAAGGTGTCCCAATATCTGGGTGTTTGGGAGACCAGTCTGCTGCATTGGTGGGACAAATGTGCTTCCAGGATGGACAGGCCAAAAATACCTATGGAACAGGCTGCTTCTTACTGTGTAATACAGGCCATAAGTGTGTGTTTTCTGAACATGGCCTTCTGACCACAGTGGCTTACAAGCTTGGCAGAGACAAACCAGTGTATTATGCATTGGAAGGTTCTGTAGCTATAGCTGGTGCTGTTATTCGCTGGCTAAGAGACAATCTTGGAATTATAAAGAgctcagaagaaatagaaaaacttgcTAAAGAAGTAGGTACATCATATGGCTGCTATTTCGTCCCTGCGTTTTCAGGGTTATATGCACCTTACTGGGAGCCCAGTGCAAGAGGGATCATCTGTGGGCTCACTCAGTTCACCAATAAATGCCatattgcttttgctgcattagAAGCTGTTTGTTTCCAAACCCGGGAGATTTTGGATGCCATGAACCGCGACTGTGGGATTCCACTCAGTCATTTACAGGTAGATGGAGGAATGACCAACAACAAAATTCTTATGCAGCTACAAGCAGATATTCTGTATATTCCAGTAGTGAAATCCTCAATGCCTGAAACAACTGCCCTGGGAGCTGCCATGGCAGCAGGGGCTGCAGAAGGAGTTGATGTTTGGAGTCTCCAACCCGAGGATTTGTCAGCGGTTATGATGGAGCGGTTTGAACCCCAGATCAACGCTGAGGAAAGTGAAATTCGTTACTCTACATGGAAGAAAGCTGTGATAAAGTCAATGGGTTGGGTTACAACTCAGTCTTCGGAAAGTG GTATCCCATAA
- the LOC122489772 gene encoding glycerol kinase-like isoform X1, whose amino-acid sequence MAAAKKAVLGPLVGAVDQGTSSTRFLVFNSKTAELLSHHQVEIKQEFPREGWVEQDPKEILQSVYECIEKTCEKLGQLNIDISNIKAIGVSNQRETTVVWDKLTGEPLYNAVVWLDLRTQSTVENLSKKIPGNNNFVKSKTGLPLSTYFSAVKLRWLLDNVRTVKEAVEEDRALFGTIDAWLIWSLTGGTNRGVHCTDVTNASRTMLFNIHSLEWDKELCEFFEIPMKILPNVRSSSEIYGLMKAGVLEGVPISGCLGDQSAALVGQMCFQDGQAKNTYGTGCFLLCNTGHKCVFSEHGLLTTVAYKLGRDKPVYYALEGSVAIAGAVIRWLRDNLGIIKSSEEIEKLAKEVGTSYGCYFVPAFSGLYAPYWEPSARGIICGLTQFTNKCHIAFAALEAVCFQTREILDAMNRDCGIPLSHLQVDGGMTNNKILMQLQADILYIPVVKSSMPETTALGAAMAAGAAEGVDVWSLQPEDLSAVMMERFEPQINAEESEIRYSTWKKAVIKSMGWVTTQSSESGDPSIFCSLPLGFFIVSSMVMLIGARYISGIP is encoded by the coding sequence ATGGCAGCCGCGAAGAAAGCAGTTTTGGGGCCATTGGTGGGGGCAGTGGACCAGGGCACCAGCTCAACGCGCTTTTTGGTTTTCAATTCAAAAACAGCCGAACTACTTAGTCATCATCAAGTGGAAATAAAACAAGAGTTTCCAAGAGAAGGATGGGTGGAACAAGACCCTAAGGAAATTCTGCAGTCTGTCTATGAGTGTATAGAGAAAACATGTGAGAAGCTTGGACAGCTCAATATTGATATTTCCAACATAAAAGCTATTGGTGTCAGTAACCAAAGGGAAACCACTGTAGTCTGGGACAAGTTAACTGGAGAGCCTCTCTACAATGCTGTGGTGTGGCTTGATTTAAGAACCCAGTCTACCGTTGAGAATCTTAgtaaaaaaattccaggaaataATAACTTTGTCAAGTCTAAGACAGGCCTTCCACTTAGCACTTACTTCAGTGCTGTGAAACTTCGCTGGCTCCTTGACAATGTGAGAACAGTGAAAGAGGCTGTTGAAGAAGACAGAGCTCTTTTTGGGACCATTGATGCGTGGCTTATTTGGAGTTTGACAGGAGGGACCAACAGAGGTGTCCATTGTACAGATGTAACCAATGCAAGTAGGACAATGCTTTTCAACATTCATTCTCTGGAGTGGGATAAAGAGCTCTGTGAATTTTTTGAAATTCCAATGAAAATTCTTCCAAATGTCCGGAGTTCTTCTGAGATCTACGGCCTAATGAAAGCTGGGGTCTTGGAAGGTGTCCCAATATCTGGGTGTTTGGGAGACCAGTCTGCTGCATTGGTGGGACAAATGTGCTTCCAGGATGGACAGGCCAAAAATACCTATGGAACAGGCTGCTTCTTACTGTGTAATACAGGCCATAAGTGTGTGTTTTCTGAACATGGCCTTCTGACCACAGTGGCTTACAAGCTTGGCAGAGACAAACCAGTGTATTATGCATTGGAAGGTTCTGTAGCTATAGCTGGTGCTGTTATTCGCTGGCTAAGAGACAATCTTGGAATTATAAAGAgctcagaagaaatagaaaaacttgcTAAAGAAGTAGGTACATCATATGGCTGCTATTTCGTCCCTGCGTTTTCAGGGTTATATGCACCTTACTGGGAGCCCAGTGCAAGAGGGATCATCTGTGGGCTCACTCAGTTCACCAATAAATGCCatattgcttttgctgcattagAAGCTGTTTGTTTCCAAACCCGGGAGATTTTGGATGCCATGAACCGCGACTGTGGGATTCCACTCAGTCATTTACAGGTAGATGGAGGAATGACCAACAACAAAATTCTTATGCAGCTACAAGCAGATATTCTGTATATTCCAGTAGTGAAATCCTCAATGCCTGAAACAACTGCCCTGGGAGCTGCCATGGCAGCAGGGGCTGCAGAAGGAGTTGATGTTTGGAGTCTCCAACCCGAGGATTTGTCAGCGGTTATGATGGAGCGGTTTGAACCCCAGATCAACGCTGAGGAAAGTGAAATTCGTTACTCTACATGGAAGAAAGCTGTGATAAAGTCAATGGGTTGGGTTACAACTCAGTCTTCGGAAAGTGGTGACCCTAGTATCTTCTGTAGTCTACCCTTGGGCTTTTTTATAGTGAGTAGCATGGTAATGTTAATCGGAGCAAGGTACATCTCAGGTATCCCATAA